AAATTTGAATATTGATGTTATCAATAAATATCTGGAGATAAAAGCGAGAGGAATTTTATAACTTTGTAGAAGCAATAAGCAATAAGCAATAAGCAATGAAAATTACACTTAACAGAATAAACGACGACTTTTTATTTGAATGTACAAATGCACAAGGGAATTCCATTCTTTTGGATAATACTTCTCAGCCGGGAGCAAAAGGAGTTTCTCCAATGGAAAGTGTACTGATGGCAGTAGCAGGCTGCAGCGGAATTGATGTGGTTTCTATTTTAAAGAAACAGCGTCAGGATATCAAAAGTTTTCAGGCAGAAGTAGAAGGAGAAAGAGTGCAGGTAGATGATGCGAAACCTTTTAAATCTATTAAAGTGAAGTTCCTGTTAGAAGGAGAAATTGATCCTAAAAAAGCATTAAAGGCAGCAGAACTTTCTTTTGAGAAATACTGTTCTGTATCAAAAACGTTAGAACCCAATGTAGAAATCGGTTACGAAGTCTATGTAAACGGAGAAAAAATATAATCTCTTATTTAAAAATAGAAAAAGCCGGATGATTCATCCGGCTTTTTTATTACTCATTACCTATTACTCATTAAAAGGTAAGTCTTGGTTTTATCAATTTCGCCACAGTGGCAGTCCAGCCTGTTTGATGAGAAGCTCCTACACCGCGGCCGTTGTCTCCATGGAAATATTCAAAGAAGGTGATATAATCTCTGAAATGTTCATCATAATTGAACTTTGGATTACCTCCATTGAAAGCCCTTTGGCCGTATTCATCCTTTAAAAATATGGAGCAGAGCCTTTTGCTGATGTTTTGGGCCACTTCATCAAGATTTCTTTTATCACCACTTCCGGTTGGAAATTCTACTTTTAAACTATTTCCATAATAAAAATGGAAGCGTTGCAGACTTTCTACAATCAGGAAGTTGATCGGAAACCAGATAGGCCCTCGCCAGTTACTGTTTCCGCCAAACATCCGGCTGTCACTTTCTGCAGGAGTATAGTACACCATATTTTCTGATCCGTGTACAGAGAATACAAAAGGATTTTCTTCATATACTTTAGACATTGCCCGAATTCCGTAAGAACTTAGAAACTCATTTTCATCCAGCATTCTGGTCAATACCTTTGTCAGTCTGTTTTTTCGAAGAATACTCATCAGGTGTTTTCTTCCATGTCCTTCCTCATCCCAATGAGAAACCAGTTTGGTGAGTTCCGGTTTATTTTTTAGAATCCATTCCATTCTGGTTTTGAAATTCGGCATCTTTTCCAACAAATGATGATCTACAATTTCAACAGCAAACATAGGAATCAAACCTACAATACTTCTTAATCTTAAAGAAACGCTTTCTCCATTTCCCAGCTGCAGCACATCATAGAAAAATCCGTCTTCTTCATTCCACAGGCCTTTCGTGCTTTCACCCAGATTTTCCATGGCTTCAGCGATATAAAGATAATGCTCAAAAAATTTAATTGCCATATCTTCATATACCTGATAATACTGGGCCAGTTCCATGGCAATACGCATCATATTCAATGCATACATCGCCATCCAGCTTGTGCCGTCTGCCTGTTCAAGATGCTGGCCATCCTTTAATTCCATATTACGGTCAAAGGCACCGATATTATCAAGACCAAGGAATCCTCCACCAAAGATATTTTTACCGTTCTT
This sequence is a window from Chryseobacterium culicis. Protein-coding genes within it:
- a CDS encoding OsmC family protein — encoded protein: MKITLNRINDDFLFECTNAQGNSILLDNTSQPGAKGVSPMESVLMAVAGCSGIDVVSILKKQRQDIKSFQAEVEGERVQVDDAKPFKSIKVKFLLEGEIDPKKALKAAELSFEKYCSVSKTLEPNVEIGYEVYVNGEKI